From the genome of Danio rerio strain Tuebingen ecotype United States chromosome 2, GRCz12tu, whole genome shotgun sequence, one region includes:
- the cmpk gene encoding UMP-CMP kinase has protein sequence MIVGLLHRLSEKLPRVLHRLRVIMKPQVVFVLGGPGAGKGTQCARIVENYSYTHLSAGDLLREERSRTDSEFGQLIDSYIKEGKIVPVQITINLLRKAMEETMKADEKKFRFLIDGFPRNQDNLQGWNTEMDGKADVKFVLFFDCSNEVCIDRCLERGKSSGRTDDNRESLEKRIQTYLQSTRPIIELYEKQGKVQRIDASRSVDEVFADVKNILEKDD, from the exons ATGATTGTGGGTTTGCTTCACAGGCTGTCGGAAAAGCTTCCACGCGTTTTGCACAGGTTGAGAGTGATAATGAAGCCGCAAGTTGTGTTTGTTTTGGGCGGGCCTGGCGCGGGGAAAGGAACACAATGCGCGAGAATTGTGGAG AACTACAGTTACACTCACCTGTCCGCTGGAGATCTCCTGAGAGAGGAGCGCAGCCGCACCGACTCAGAGTTTGGCCAGCTTATTGACAGCTACATCAAAGAAGGGAAGATAGTTCCTGTTCAAATCACCATCAACTTACTGAGGAAG GCAATGGAAGAGACTATGAAAGCTGATGAGAAGAAGTTCCGCTTTCTTATCGATGGTTTCCCACGTAACCAAGACAACCTGCAGGGCTGGAATACTGAGATGGATGGGAAGGCAGATGTCAAGTTTGTTCTTTTCTTTGACTGCAGCAATGAG GTATGCATTGACAGATGTTTAGAGCGGGGAAAGAGCAGCGGTCGCACTGATGATAACAGAGAAAGTTTAGAGAAAAG GATCCAGACGTACCTGCAGTCCACACGGCCCATTATAGAGCTGTACGAGAAGCAAGGAAAAGTGCAAAGGATTGATGCCTCCCGATCTGTGGATGAG GTGTTTGCAGATGTCAAGAACATTCTGGAGAAAGACGACTAA